TTGGCGGAGGCTGCCCACGCAGTCCAACTAAAAAACGCCGTCACATCACGAATTTCGGTATCATCTTTAAACCAGCCTTGGGGAATGGAATGGATTGCCGAACCGTTGGTTAATAGTTGCTTATAATCTGCAAATACTTGTTCTAAACCTTTGCCTTGGGCAGAAGTGAGAGTTAAAGTGTCAGTATCATCAGCATAACGATTGATTTTGAACTCTTGTTGTACTCTTGCTTGTAAGGTTGCCCTTTCTACATTGGATAAGGCTTTTAAATCTTGTTGAGAAAAATTTGGATCATTACTATATAGTATTCCAGCAGTAGCCAACCCCCAACGGTGCAACACATCTGCTGTCCAATCAGGTGCCAAATAGCTACCATGCCCCCAGATACTGCCGATGTGTTGTCCTCCCCTACCTAAATAGGTGGTTTGTCCATGTTCGATTTGTTCACGGGTTAAAATTACTTCTTGTTGCGTAGATACCACTGTACCGGGGATGGGGGGAGCATTTTTATAAATCACTGCCCCTGCGAATAGTAGTACGGTAAATGTAGCCACACAGATGAAGACTAGCCATGCGGGTAATCCCCAGCGTTTATATTGTGGCTCTGTCTTTGTTGCTATGTTAATTGTAGAGTCTGCCATAGATCTTAATTTATAAGTGTATGCAAAAAAAACATAGTAAAAGAAACGATCGCACTTTATACTTTATTTATATTTAAGTTTCTTTAACCTATGTATGATCTTAGACAAAATTTTTATATTTAAGTTTTAATTTTTATTAATATACCTAAATTACAGCTACAAATAAGACAGTATAAAAGATTGAGACTTTTTACAAAAATTAATGATATTCTTAGGTTGCAAACAGCCATTTATTAACATATAAATACTAAAAAAAATATCAATCACTGCATATCTTGTTCAGATTTAATGCAAAAAACGCATAATAAACAGAACAAAAAAAGCTAGAGTAATCTAAATTACCCTAGCGTAAACAAGTTTTTTCCATCATTTAGCAGTAAAATTCACTTTTGTTGAGGGTAACTTCACCATAACCAGGAACCCAACTTACCCAAGTACCTGATTTTTCTTCACATAATAATAGGGCTTCTTCTTGGCTATAGGCACTGGGGGCTTGATTAAGTTTTACCCATGAATCACGATTATAGGTAATATGACATACTGGACTCCAATCAGGGGCGATCGCCTCTTGCTCTGTGACCACATTAGCTGGGTTGCTCGTTAATTGCATTGACATGGCTTTTCTCCATAAATTATAGATTTATTTTTGGGAAATAATCTTTTTTTTGATAAGTCCTAAAAAACATTTCTGTATAATATGCTACATAAATATCAAATAAAATAACCATAATGTTATCAAAAATTAACATAACATTGAGCAAAATAGATTATGACATTCCAACTTTTAGTTTTGTTGCACACCCTTAGTGCAACCATTTGGACGGGAGGACATTTAATTTTAGCGGTGATGGTGTTACCAAGGGCGCTGAGAAAAAAAGCTCCTAATTTGATAGAAAATTTTGAGGAAAATTTTGAAACTTTAGGTTTAATATCCTTAGGATTACAAGTGCTTACAGGATTGGGATTGATTTGGATTTATTTTCCTCATTTTGAGGGTTTATGGGCTTTAGATTCTTTTTTATCTCGTTATGTGGTGACTAAATTAGGATTACTTCTATTAACCGTTACTTTAGCCATTCATGCCAGATTATTTATTATCCCTAAGTTAAGTGTTGAAACCCTTAATTCTTTAGCTTGGCATATCATAGCCATTACCACCATTGGTGTTTTATTTGTAGTGTTGGGGGTGGGGATTCGTTTGGGGGGATATTTTTAAGAAAAAACCCAACAGTAAATGCTGTTGGGCAAAAGATCAAAAATTACTCAATGACAGGTTTGTTAACATGACCACGTCTTTTAATGGGAGGGCGAGGAGTACCATTAGAACGAGATCGGGGCGTAAAATTACTGCTGCGACTGGGTTTACGACGGGGAGCAGATCTAAATCTACCACGTTCTTGATCTTCGTGGACTTCAAGATATAATGTATCACCTACCATCTGAGCGGCTGTTTGTAATACGGTTCGGATGGCTTGAATATTGCGTCCCCCCTTACCATATACCCTGCCTTTTTCTTTTTCTTCGAGGGCTAGACGAATCCAAATTCTTTTGGTGCTGGTGATGTACTCACAGTGAAAACTGAGTAATTCGGGAGATTCTAATAAAGGCTCAACCAGAAAACGAATTAGCCCATCATAATCAGGGCTAGTAGCATTATCTAAGTCAAGATAAGGTTGTTTATTAAGCATTTACTTGTTCAAAAACTTTTGCTTTGTCTAAGATACGGCGTACGGTTTCGGTGGGTTGAGCGCCATCTTTTAAACGGGTGAC
This sequence is a window from Cyanobacterium stanieri LEGE 03274. Protein-coding genes within it:
- a CDS encoding CopD family protein, with product MTFQLLVLLHTLSATIWTGGHLILAVMVLPRALRKKAPNLIENFEENFETLGLISLGLQVLTGLGLIWIYFPHFEGLWALDSFLSRYVVTKLGLLLLTVTLAIHARLFIIPKLSVETLNSLAWHIIAITTIGVLFVVLGVGIRLGGYF
- a CDS encoding KH domain-containing protein, which produces MLNKQPYLDLDNATSPDYDGLIRFLVEPLLESPELLSFHCEYITSTKRIWIRLALEEKEKGRVYGKGGRNIQAIRTVLQTAAQMVGDTLYLEVHEDQERGRFRSAPRRKPSRSSNFTPRSRSNGTPRPPIKRRGHVNKPVIE